Part of the Deltaproteobacteria bacterium genome, TGCATTCTATGCTCTAACTTGGACAGTATTCCACTCTGATGTGGACAGCATTATGCTACATTTGGACAGTATTTAAATTTCTCAAATTAAGGATTAACTTTAAATAAAAACATTTAAAGGAGATCCCAATATGAGGAGTACTCAAATTAGTATGATTAAAGAAATTATTCGTTTGAAATTTGAATTTAATCTATCAACTCGTGCAATAGCAAGAAGTGTCGGATGTAGTAAAAGTTCTGTTGCTAATATTTTAAGAATTTGTAGAATTCATGAATTAAATTATGATTCAATTGCAAAATACAATGATTATGAAATGCAACAACTATTTTTTCCTAAGGAATTAGATTCATCAGAAATAATTCTTCCTAATTGGAAAGAGATTGATGAAGAAATCAATGCTAGAGGTAGTAAAAAAAATATTAAATTCATGTATGCTAAATGTGTTTCTAATAATGAAACCAATTCAAGTAGATCTTACTTTTATGAAAAATATCGTAAATGGAAGAAAGATTCTAAAGCTTATGTTTATTCACCGATAGAGAGAAAACCAGGACAAAACCTTTACATAGATTGGGTTGGGCCTACAATTGATTGTGTAAGAGATTATAAAACTGGAAAACTTAAAACTGCTTATTTTTTTGTAACAACACTTGGATTAAGTTCTTATCCATTTTGTATAGCCTGTGAACATATGAGTCAATCTTATTGGAACGAAGCTCATGTTAAAGCTTTAAAATGGTATGGTGGTATTAGTGAGTGTTGGGTTCCTGACAATACGAAAACGGCAGTAATAAGTAGAAAATGTTATGACATTCAATTAAACCCTTTGTATCAAGAAATGGCTAGATTTTATGATGTTGCAATTATTCCTGCTAGAGTAAGAGCTCCAAAGGATAAAGGTTCTGTTGAACAATTTGTTGGAGAAGCTGAAACCTGGATTCTTGAAAAAATCAAAGACAAAGGTGTGTTTAACAGTTTTAATGAATTAAATAATTTCATTTTTAAAGAAACAAAAGAATTAGCTAGAAAAGTAGATTCTGATAAAAAAATAAAAGTAAGCAGAGAAGAAATATTTCTTAAATATGACAAACCCCACTTACTTCCTTTGCCAGCAAATGATTATGAAATTTATGATTTAAAAACTGGAACTATCAGCAACACATATGCAGCAACATATAAAGGTTGTGAATATACAGTTCCTTACCAATATGCATCTAAACCATACGAGCTACATGCTCGTCATAATCTAATTGAAATATACATTAATCATAAAAGAGTAGCAACTCATCAAAAGGCCCTAAAAGGGATTACTAGAATTTCTTGTGATACCCATATGCCTAAAAAAGATTTAAAATTCAAACTTCAAAGTAGAATGGAATCTAAAGATTATAGAGATAAAGCTCTTCAAATTGGTCCTAGTACATTAGAAGTAATTGAATATTGGTTAAACAAATACGATAAACCTCAACAAGGATATAAAATGTGCTTTTCAATAATCAATTTAATTGAAAGACATAATATAGATATTGTTGAAGCTGCATGTAAAAGAGCAATAGTTACAAATACATTATTAGCTAAAGAAATATCAAATATCATTAAAACCAAATGTTATTTAATACCTAATGATAATATCCCTGTAATAAATAATGAGCCAATAATCCATGAAAATCTTCGTGGTGAATACAAATAAAAAAGGAGAAATAAAACAAATGAATCAACAAACATTAACAAGATTAAAAGAAATGAGACTCTCTGCTATGAAAGAAGAAATTGAAAGACAAGAAACTTTTGGCTCAACCTTAGAGTTATCTTTTGATGAAAGAATGACAATGATTGTAGATAAGCAATGGGAAAGAAAACAAAACAATAGATTACAAAGATTAATTAAAAACTCTGGAATAAGGGATACTTCAGCTGTATTAAGTGATTTTATTGAATCAGAGCATAGAGAAGGTTTAAAAAATAAATTAGTGCAATATGCTTCTTGTTCATGGATTTCTAACCATTTAAATATGATAGTAACAGGTGCCACAGGAACGGGTAAAAGCTTTGTGGCTTCTGCTTTATCTCATGAAGCATGTGTTCAAGGGTTTAAAGTAAAATACTATAGAACAACAAGATTAATAAAAGAATTAAATTTGGCTTATGCCAATGCCAAATATGAACGAATATTATTAGAATTAAAAAAAAGTGATTTACTAGTGTTAGATGATTTTGGACTAGAACCTTTAACACAAACAGCAGCACATGATTTATTAGAAGTAATAGATGATAGATATACATATCATAAATCA contains:
- a CDS encoding IS21 family transposase; its protein translation is MRSTQISMIKEIIRLKFEFNLSTRAIARSVGCSKSSVANILRICRIHELNYDSIAKYNDYEMQQLFFPKELDSSEIILPNWKEIDEEINARGSKKNIKFMYAKCVSNNETNSSRSYFYEKYRKWKKDSKAYVYSPIERKPGQNLYIDWVGPTIDCVRDYKTGKLKTAYFFVTTLGLSSYPFCIACEHMSQSYWNEAHVKALKWYGGISECWVPDNTKTAVISRKCYDIQLNPLYQEMARFYDVAIIPARVRAPKDKGSVEQFVGEAETWILEKIKDKGVFNSFNELNNFIFKETKELARKVDSDKKIKVSREEIFLKYDKPHLLPLPANDYEIYDLKTGTISNTYAATYKGCEYTVPYQYASKPYELHARHNLIEIYINHKRVATHQKALKGITRISCDTHMPKKDLKFKLQSRMESKDYRDKALQIGPSTLEVIEYWLNKYDKPQQGYKMCFSIINLIERHNIDIVEAACKRAIVTNTLLAKEISNIIKTKCYLIPNDNIPVINNEPIIHENLRGEYK
- a CDS encoding AAA family ATPase; translated protein: MKIFVVNTNKKGEIKQMNQQTLTRLKEMRLSAMKEEIERQETFGSTLELSFDERMTMIVDKQWERKQNNRLQRLIKNSGIRDTSAVLSDFIESEHREGLKNKLVQYASCSWISNHLNMIVTGATGTGKSFVASALSHEACVQGFKVKYYRTTRLIKELNLAYANAKYERILLELKKSDLLVLDDFGLEPLTQTAAHDLLEVIDDRYTYHKSILFVAQIPVKNWQTLFPDPTVADASLDRVAFNSIRINLKGSSMREQLGEKQLKNYK